A stretch of the Gossypium hirsutum isolate 1008001.06 chromosome D07, Gossypium_hirsutum_v2.1, whole genome shotgun sequence genome encodes the following:
- the LOC107954633 gene encoding acid phosphatase 1, producing MARKIVLILVLRCLCIGLAAADWNILNPIWNINARQDSLKNYCESWRINVELNNIREFDVVPQECVAHIKKYMTSSQYDADCQRAIEEVTLYLSRCCSLKGDGKDAWIFDVDDTLISTIPYFKKHGFGGEKVNSSSLEAWMEESKAPALDHTFKLFHDIKDRGMKIFLVSSRKETLRSPTVDNLINVGYHGWSRLFLRGFEDEYMHVEQYKSQVRKTLMDQGYRIWGIVGDQWSSLKGLPEAKRTFKLPNSIYYMS from the exons ATGGCAAGGAAAATTGTGCTCATTCTGGTACTGAGATGCCTCTGCATTGGGCTAGCAGCTGCTGACTGGAACATCTTGAACCCAATATGGAATATCAATGCAAGACAAGATAGCTTGAAAAACTACTGTGAAAGTTGGAGGATCAATGTGGAGCTGAACAACATAAGGGAGTTCGATGTAGTGCCCCAAGAATGCGTTGCTCACATCAAGAAGTACATGACTTCATCACAGTACGATGCTGACTGCCAGAGAGCTATCGAGGAAGTGACACTATACTTAAGCCGCTGTTGCTCTTTGAAAGGTGATGGCAAAGATGCATGGATTTTCGATGTTGATGATACACTCATCTCCACCATTCCTTACTTCAAGAAACATGGTTTTGG GGGAGAGAAGGTGAACTCATCTTCTTTGGAGGCATGGATGGAAGAGAGCAAGGCACCAGCTCTCGACCACACATTCAAGCTCTTCCATGACATTAAAGATAGAGGGATGAAAATCTTTCTAGTCTCTTCAAGGAAAGAAACCCTTAGATCTCCTACCGTTGATAACCTCATTAATGTTGGATACCATGGATGGTCTAGGCTCTTCTTAAG GGGTTTCGAAGATGAATACATGCATGTGGAACAATACAAGTCCCAAGTGAGGAAAACATTAATGGATCAAGGGTACCGCATATGGGGAATCGTTGGAGATCAATGGAGCAGCTTAAAGGGTTTGCCAGAAGCAAAGAGAACATTCAAGCTGCCAAATTCCATTTACTACATGTCTTAA